In Gossypium arboreum isolate Shixiya-1 chromosome 5, ASM2569848v2, whole genome shotgun sequence, a single genomic region encodes these proteins:
- the LOC108451542 gene encoding probable disease resistance protein At4g27220 translates to MEYVEPVVGIANCLGTPVCKYLQYHRKMNDYVRNFKRMRDELNCKMEDIELQLKAELLRPLGKIPKKGVENWLKDVKEMIREAQVVENKVSNGRYLCRACNGKLVDEGTRKMKERLDNAPNASEGLAMDGPSAGLPLPTSELVGEGAVRNEIWACLMQEEVSNIGVWGMGGVGKTTIMKHIHNDLLKEQRFERVIWVTISKEFNVMKVQNDIADALKLKDDWPREGDKLRRAAILSEMLKNAGKHVLILDDVWDKVSLEEVGIPEPSGGNGCKLVLATRSEHVCKYMGCKVIKVKPLSEEEALILFLNKVGPNIVQSPTIMPTLKLVVKECAGLPLTIVVVAGTMKGEDNPLIWKNALGELKERIGKVEEVEAEVIERLKFSFDHLKGKQAKHCFLYCTVYPEDFEIEIYELIECWIEEGFIDDMGTRQEMKDKGHVILKKLEDNCLLENITTRFRSPRVKMHDAVRDMALSITSMNPRYIVHAGLQLKELPKRGQWSPDIEKVSLMYNSITKFPEDVLPKKCQLLTTLLLQKNPIKKIPNSFFTNMPCLSVLNLSFTKIESLPNSISELKNLTTLLLRGCEELRDLPCLSVLQELKKLDLFGTKFEEVPEGMDMLIKLRYLDLGVFTLKEIPAGLLPKLVHLQHLSFNVNNEKPSLKAEEMEPLKKLECLIGRFEDISEFNKFISSMQQSKKNIIKYNLVVGAFNMPFRSAKIVTIGGVDNWEGELIMHPIEIQELHILKCDCLRSLVDDNSSFKNAIDLRVCEIWACDGIECVVSLSSLASSSAHPFQSLEELVLGDLPKLSALIMKDAGIGSATTSTLAPSATFSHLKKICVQRCSSMKTLLPHWLLPYLQNLEEICVPECDELVEILGAATSEVEEKGSDALIEFHLPKLRELRLLELPNLKSICSKSGVMVCDSLQLINVDYGCKKLKRIPPFVPLVGNGQPFAYAPPSLPIRSSTEWWESLEWDDHPNFKNVLHFNPW, encoded by the coding sequence ATGGAGTATGTAGAGCCTGTTGTTGGTATTGCAAATTGTCTTGGAACTCCTGTTTGTAAATACTTGCAATATCACAGAAAGATGAACGATTATGTGAGAAACTTCAAGAGGATGAGAGATGAATTGAATTGCAAAATGGAAGATATAGAGCTGCAATTGAAAGCAGAGCTTCTTCGTCCTCTGGGGAAGATACCAAAGAAGGGAGTTGAAAATTGGTTGAAAGATGTGAAAGAGATGATTAGGGAAGCACAAGTTGTTGAAAACAAAGTCAGTAACGGGAGATATCTCTGTCGTGCTTGCAACGGGAAGCTGGTTGATGAAGGGACTCGAAAAATGAAGGAACGTCTTGATAACGCTCCTAATGCCTCTGAAGGTCTTGCCATGGATGGTCCAAGTGCTGGGTTGCCGCTGCCAACATCAGAACTAGTTGGAGAGGGAGCTGTCAGAAATGAGATTTGGGCATGTTTGATGCAGGAGGAAGTGAGCAACATTGGGGTTTGGGGGATGGGCGGTGTGGGTAAAACCACTATCATGAAGCACATCCACAATGATCTTTTGAAAGAACAAAGGTTCGAAAGGGTAATCTGGGTTACCATATCAAAGGAGTTCAATGTAATGAAGGTACAAAATGATATTGCAGATGCTTTAAAGTTGAAGGATGATTGGCCCAGAGAAGGAGACAAGCTCAGACGAGCAGCAATCTTGTCAGAAATGCTGAAGAACGCAGGAAAGCATGTTCTAATCCTAGATGATGTGTGGGATAAAGTCTCTCTAGAGGAAGTTGGGATCCCCGAGCCAAGTGGCGGCAATGGTTGCAAGTTGGTGTTGGCAACCCGTTCAGAGCATGTCTGTAAGTATATGGGTTGTAAGGTGATAAAAGTGAAGCCCCTTTCAGAAGAAGAGGCATTGATACTATTCTTGAATAAAGTTGGACCTAACATAGTTCAAAGTCCAACTATAATGCCTACTTTGAAGCTTGTTGTCAAGGAATGTGCGGGTTTACCTCTTACAATTGTTGTGGTAGCTGGTACCATGAAAGGAGAAGATAACCCTCTCATTTGGAAAAATGCACTCGGGGAATTGAAAGAGAGAATAGGGAAAGTGGAAGAAGTGGAAGCTGAGGTAATCGAGCGCTTGAAATTTAGCTTCGATCACTTAAAGGGCAAGCAAGCGAAGCATTGTTTTTTGTATTGTACAGTGTATCCCGAAGATTTTGAAATTGAAATATATGAACTAATCGAGTGCTGGATTGAAGAGGGATTCATAGATGATATGGGTACAAGACAGGAAATGAAAGACAAGGGCCATGTTATTTTGAAGAAGTTAGAAGATAACTGCTTGTTGGAGAATATTACCACTCGATTTCGTTCACCTAGAGTAAAGATGCATGATGCAGTGAGAGACATGGCATTGTCGATCACAAGTATGAATCCTCGATATATAGTACATGCAGGCTTGCAATTAAAAGAATTACCAAAAAGGGGGCAATGGAGTCCAGATATTGAGAAAGTATCGCTTATGTATAACTCCATAACGAAATTTCCCGAGGATGTGCTGCCCAAAAAATGCCAACTGCTCACAACCTTGTTATTGCAGAAGAACCCTATAAAGAAGATCCCAAATTCTTTCTTCACAAACATGCCTTGTCTTAGTGTTCTCAATTTGTCCTTTACAAAGATCGAGAGTTTACCAAATTCCATCTCTGAACTAAAGAACCTCACAACATTGTTGCTTCGTGGCTGTGAAGAACTAAGAGATCTGCCATGTCTTTCGGTGCTTCAAGAATTGAAGAAGTTGGACCTTTTTGGGACTAAATTTGAGGAAGTCCCTGAAGGCATGGATATGCTGATAAAGTTAAGATATCTTGATCTTGGAGTGTTCACTCTGAAAGAGATACCGGCCGGACTTTTACCAAAACTCGTTCACCTTCAGCACTTGAGTTTTAATGTGAACAATGAAAAACCAAGTCTAAAAGCAGAGGAGATGGAACCATTGAAGAAGTTGGAGTGCTTAATTGGACGTTTCGAAGACATCAGTGAATTCAATAAGTTCATCTCCTCAATGCAACAAAGTAAGAAAAATATCATCAAGTACAATTTAGTGGTGGGTGCGTTTAATATGCCTTTTAGGAGTGCTAAGATAGTAACAATTGGAGGAGTCGACAATTGGGAAGGTGAGTTAATTATGCACCCAATTGAAATTCAAGAGTTGCATATTTTAAAGTGCGACTGTTTGAGAAGCTTAGTCGATGATAATTCGTCCTTCAAAAATGCGATTGACTTGAGGGTTTGTGAGATTTGGGCGTGTGACGGGATAGAGTGTGTTGTTTCCTTGTCCTCTCTTGCCTCTTCTTCCGCTCATCCATTTCAGAGCCTCGAGGAGTTGGTTCTTGGTGATCTGCCAAAGTTGAGTGCCCTTATTATGAAAGATGCAGGAATTGGTTCGGCAACAACATCAACATTGGCTCCGTCTGCCACCTTTTCCCATCTTAAGAAAATTTGTGTACAGAGATGCTCAAGTATGAAGACGTTGCTTCCACATTGGTTGCTTCCATACCTCCAAAACCTGGAAGAAATTTGTGTACCAGAATGTGATGAGTTAGTAGAAATATTGGGAGCAGCAACATCAGAAGttgaagaaaaagggagtgaTGCATTAATCGAATTCCATCTTCCCAAATTGAGAGAATTGAGACTACTTGAATTACCAAATTTGAAGAGCATTTGCAGCAAAAGCGGAGTGATGGTTTGTGATTCTCTCCAACTTATCAATGTTGATTATGGCTGTAAAAAATTGAAGAGAATTCCTCCATTTGTTCCCCTTGTTGGCAATGGGCAGCCATTTGCATATGCTCCACCTTCTCTTCCCATCAGGTCAAGTACAGAATGGTGGGAATCGTTGGAGTGGGATGACCATCCAAACTTTAAAAATGTTCTTCACTTCAACCCCTGGTGA
- the LOC128292722 gene encoding LOW QUALITY PROTEIN: probable disease resistance protein At4g27220 (The sequence of the model RefSeq protein was modified relative to this genomic sequence to represent the inferred CDS: inserted 1 base in 1 codon): MIALQGHSNGLGRSCVSIANCLGPPVCKYLKYHRKVNDYVTNYGKIRDELNCKMEDIELQLKAELLPSSGKIPKQGVENWLKDAKEMIAEAQDVENKVRNGRYLYRAWNGKLVDEKTREMKEFLDKAPNASEGLALDGRSSGLPLPTSELVGEKAVRDEIWTCLMQEEVSKIGVWGMGGVGKTTIMKHIHNDLLKEQRFERVIWVTISKEFNVMKVQDDIASSLKLKEGLAIEGDKLRRAAILLEMLNKVGKHVLILDNVWDEVSLEEVGIPEPSGSNGCKLVLTTRLEHVCKYLGCTVIKVNALXEQQALTLFLSKVGPNIVQNQTLMPILRLVVKECAALPLTIVVVAGTLKGEEDPLIWKNALRELKERIEKLEGVEAKVIERLKFSFDHLKDMKVEYCFLHCALYPEDYEIKKDELIECWIEEGFIDDMGTRQEMKDKGHVILKKLEDNCLLENGSSGFVKMHDAVRDMALSITRMNPRYMIQAGLQLEELPEKKQWSSDTEKVSLMCNLISEISIDVLPTKCQLLTTLLLQNNPIKKISISFFTNMPCLSVLNLSSTKIESLPNSISELKNLTTLLLWGCYELRDLPCLSMLQQLKKLDLRWTKIEEVPKGMDMLIKLRYIDLGVRTLKEIPAGLLPKLVHLQHLSFDVNNGKTCVKAEEMEPLKKLECFTGRFEDINEFNKFISSMQQSKKNLSKYCLQVGSYLFSQFYNRFYKVLTIGGVHNWEGELIMHPIEIQELNITHCDYLRSLVNDNSSFKNAIDLRVCRILGCEGIECVVSMSSFASSSAHPFRSLEVLDLQNLPKLSALIVKDAGIGSGTTSPLFPSATFSHLKEIKIYKCSSMKTLLPHWLLPNLQNLEEISVDHCDELVELLGAATSEVEEGSDALIQFHLTKLRELRLEGLPNLKSICSKSGVMVCDSIQLIKVVECYKLKRIPPFVPLVGNGQPFAYASPSLTISSSTEWWESLEWDDHPNFKNVLRFNPFGSFERFIQETKKRLMQAWTEE, from the exons ATGATTGCGTTGCAGGGGCATAGCAATGGATTGGGTAGATCCTGTGTTAGCATTGCAAATTGTCTTGGACCTCCTGTTTGTAAATACTTGAAATATCACAGAAAGGTGAATGATTATGTGACAAACTACGGGAAGATCAGAGatgaattgaattgtaaaatggAAGACATAGAGCTGCAATTGAAAGCAGAGCTTCTTCCTTCTTCGGGGAAGATACCAAAGCAGGGAGTTGAAAATTGGTTGAAAGATGCGAAAGAGATGATTGCGGAAGCACAGGATGTGGAAAATAAAGTCAGAAACGGGAGATATCTCTATCGTGCTTGGAACGGAAAGCTGGTTGATGAAAAGACACGAGaaatgaaggaatttcttgataaagcTCCTAATGCCTCTGAAGGTCTTGCCCTTGATGGTCGAAGTAGTGGGTTGCCGCTGCCAACATCAGAACTAGTTGGTGAGAAAGCTGTGAGAGATGAGATTTGGACATGTTTGATGCAGGAGGAGGTGAGCAAGATTGGGGTTTGGGGGATGGGCGGTGTGGGTAAAACCACTATCATGAAGCACATCCACAACGATCTTTTGAAAGAACAAAGGTTCGAAAGGGTAATCTGGGTTACCATATCAAAAGAGTTCAATGTAATGAAGGTACAAGATGATATTGCAAGTTCTTTGAAGTTGAAGGAAGGTTTGGCCATAGAAGGAGACAAGCTCAGACGAGCTGCAATCTTGTTAGAAATGCTGAATAAAGTAGGAAAGCATGTTCTAATCCTAGATAATGTGTGGGATGAAGTCTCTCTAGAGGAAGTTGGGATCCCTGAGCCGAGTGGTAGCAATGGCTGCAAGTTGGTGTTGACAACCCGTTTGGAGCATGTCTGTAAGTATCTGGGTTGCACGGTGATAAAAGTGAACGCCC TGGAACAACAGGCATTGACACTATTCTTGAGTAAAGTTGGACCTAACATAGTGCAAAATCAAACTTTAATGCCAATTTTGAGGCTCGTTGTCAAAGAATGTGCGGCTCTGCCTCTTACAATTGTCGTCGTAGCTGGTACATTGAAAGGAGAAGAGGACCCTCTTATTTGGAAAAACGCACTCAGAGAATTGAAAGAGAGAATAGAAAAACTGGAAGGAGTGGAAGCCAAAGTGATAGAGCGTTTGAAATTTAGCTTCGATCACTTAAAGGACATGAAAGTGGAATATTGTTTCTTACATTGCGCATTATATCCTGAagattatgaaattaaaaaagaTGAGCTAATTGAGTGCTGGATTGAGGAGGGATTCATAGATGATATGGGTACAAGACAAGAAATGAAAGACAAGGGCCATGTTATTTTGAAGAAGTTAGAAGATAATTGCTTGTTGGAAAATGGCTCGAGTGGCTTTGTGAAAATGCATGATGCAGTGAGAGACATGGCATTGTCGATCACTAGAATGAATCCTCGATATATGATACAAGCAGGTTTGCAATTAGAAGAGTTACCAGAAAAGAAGCAATGGAGTTCGGATACTGAGAAAGTATCGCTTATGTGTAACCTCATATCAGAAATTTCCATAGATGTGCTGCCCACAAAATGCCAACTGCTCACAACCTTGTTATTGCAGAACAACCCTATAAAGAAGATCTCAATTTCTTTCTTCACAAACATGCCTTGTCTTAGTGTTCTCAATTTGTCTTCTACAAAGATCGAGAGTTTACCAAATTCCATCTCTGAACTAAAGAACCTCACAACATTGTTGCTTTGGGGCTGTTATGAATTAAGAGATCTACCATGTCTTTCGATGCTTCAACAATTGAAGAAGTTGGATCTTCGTTGGACTAAAATTGAGGAAGTCCCTAAAGGCATGGATATGCTGATAAAGTTAAGATACATTGATCTTGGAGTGCGCACTCTGAAAGAGATACCCGCTGGACTTTTACCAAAACTCGTTCACCTTCAGCACTTGAGTTTTGATGTGAACAATGGAAAAACATGTGTAAAAGCAGAGGAGATGGAACCATTGAAGAAGTTGGAGTGCTTTACCGGACGTTTCGAAGACATCAATGAATTCAATAAGTTCATCTCCTCAATGCAACAAAGTAAGAAAAATCTCAGCAAGTACTGTTTACAGGTGGGCTCATATTTATTTAGTCAGTTTTATAATCGATTTTATAAAGTATTAACAATTGGAGGAGTCCACAATTGGGAAGGTGAGTTAATTATGCACCCAATTGAAATTCAAGAGTTAAATATTACTCACTGCGACTATTTGAGAAGCTTAGTCAATGATAATTCTTCCTTCAAAAATGCGATTGACTTGAGGGTTTGTAGGATTTTGGGGTGTGAAGGGATAGAGTGTGTTGTTTCCATGTCCTCTTTTGCCTCTTCTTCCGCTCATCCATTTCGGAGCCTCGAGGTGTTGGATCTTCAAAATCTGCCAAAGTTGAGTGCCCTTATTGTGAAAGATGCAGGAATTGGTTCAGGAACAACATCACCATTGTTTCCGTCTGCCACCTTTTCCCATCTTAAGGAAATTAAGATATACAAATGCTCAAGTATGAAGACGTTGCTTCCACATTGGTTGCTTCCAAACCTCCAAAACCTGGAAGAAATATCAGTGGATCATTGTGATGAGTTAGTAGAATTATTGGGAGCAGCAACATCAGAAGTTGAAGAAGGGAGTGATGCATTAATCCAATTCCATCTTACCAAATTGAGAGAATTGAGACTAGAGGGATTACCAAATTTGAAGAGCATTTGCAGCAAAAGTGGAGTGATGGTTTGTGATTCTATCCAACTTATCAAAGTTGTTGAGTGTTATAAACTAAAGAGAATTCCTCCATTTGTTCCCCTTGTTGGCAATGGGCAGCCATTTGCATATGCTTCACCTTCTCTTACCATCAGTTCAAGCACAGAATGGTGGGAATCGTTGGAGTGGGATGACCATCCAAACTTTAAAAATGTTCTTCGCTTCAACCCCTTTGGAAGCTTTGAG AGATTTATACAAGAGACGAAAAAAAGACTGATGCAAGCGTGGACAGAAGAATGA